A region from the Aphis gossypii isolate Hap1 chromosome 1, ASM2018417v2, whole genome shotgun sequence genome encodes:
- the LOC114119275 gene encoding uncharacterized protein LOC114119275: protein MDSGLARFAVLIVLFFLLTGDLAGMVKHMFEESGYGGKQQQQQQQRSRQQSPATKSARGGDVRPAKATTAKGLDGIDSSSDEDPDMEAFAKSYSARMKLVNTIKESCLPKLICELTASTNRDSLTESERYLLSLIRETTISTTAEVTSKYHFAAHMGQLINGIDNTGCHNFYPGCPFPGLQVMQMMKKVKIL, encoded by the exons ATGGACTCGGGATTAGCCCGATTCGCCGTGCTCATAGTGTTGTTCTTCCTGTTGACCGGCGACTTGGCCGGCATGGTCAAGCACATGTTCGAAGAATCCGGATACGGTGGAaaacagcaacagcagcagcagcagagGAGCCGACAACAGTCTCCGGCAACAAAGTCGGCGAGAGGAGGTGACGTGCGACCCGCAAAAGCGACAACGGCTAAGGGACTCGACGGCATCGACTCGAGTTCGGACGAAGATCCAGACATGGAAGCGTTTG CCAAATCGTACTCGGCCCGAATGAAATTGGTCAACACCATCAAGGAATCGTGTTTGCCGAAACTCATTTGCGAGCTGACGGCGTCCACGAACCGAGACTCGCTCACCGAATCCGAGAGATACCTGTTGTCGCTCATTAG AGAAACGACCATTTCCACAACGGCCGAAGTGACGTCCAAGTATCATTTCGCCGCGCACATGGGCCAACTCATCAACGGCATCGACAACACGGGATGTCACAACTTCTATCCCGGATGTCCGTTTCCCGGACTGCAGGTGATGCAAATGATGAAGAAAGTGAAGatcttgtaa